From a region of the Pelomicrobium methylotrophicum genome:
- a CDS encoding FtsX-like permease family protein: MSALPLLARAVVLGPLLQAPGRTALSVIAIALGVALGMAIHLIQSTAAAEVRTATRALFGNADLVVQGGSEGFDEALFPVVARLPGIQAVSPVLEVDARLSGQEETLRIQGIDPLRASRLLPALLADTGQGGIDLFSDDALYLSPAAAQALRLREGDRVTVRVGVRPVTLRVAGLLPGSAFPQRIAVMDIAAAQWKFDRLGRLSRLDLRLAPGADAARVRAALTDRLPPDVQVTTPEMEAREALSLSRAYRVNLTALSLVALFTGGFLVFSTQALGVLRRRRQLALLRALGLTRREQEGFVLAEGVFLGLVGATLGVALGYGIAALTLTTLGADLGAGYFPNLAPPVRATFWEGLGFFALGVAVAAMGALAPAWEAGRVAPAQALKAGDEERPLARLARRWPGVLALGLAVGLLGLPPVDGLPIGGYAAIASLLVGAVLLMPAFTRAVFGWLPVRGPAWAQVAAAHLKGTAGQATVSVAAVLVSGSLMVAMAIMVASFRDSLEAWLEKVLPADLYLRAGHTGESAFLEASLQAALHDLPGIARFELARSVEISLAPDRPPVTLIARPISVEDAPQRLWLQKQARGRSTPDAHPVWVSESFADLYRAGPGSRIELPLGGRLIPFEVQGVWRDYARPGGAVVMDLALYQRLTGDAAATTATLWLAPGTTPAQVAEALRGQLPSADFELGSPGEIRAASLSIFDRTFAITYALEAAAVLIGLFGVSAAASSQVLARRAEFGMLRHLGMTRREIGTMLAFEGGMLGATGAAAGSALGFVISLILIHVVNRQSFHWSMDLHVPWGLLAALATGLVGAAALTSVMSGRQAMSMEVVRAVREDW, encoded by the coding sequence ATGAGCGCCCTGCCCTTGCTCGCCCGCGCCGTGGTGCTCGGGCCGCTCCTCCAGGCGCCCGGGCGCACCGCGCTCTCTGTGATCGCCATCGCTCTCGGCGTCGCCCTCGGGATGGCGATTCACCTCATCCAGAGCACCGCCGCCGCGGAGGTACGCACCGCCACACGGGCGCTCTTTGGCAACGCCGACCTCGTCGTACAGGGCGGCAGCGAGGGTTTCGACGAAGCCCTGTTCCCCGTCGTCGCACGCCTGCCCGGCATCCAGGCGGTAAGCCCCGTGCTGGAAGTGGACGCACGGTTGTCGGGGCAGGAGGAAACGCTGCGCATCCAGGGCATCGATCCGCTGCGCGCCTCGCGCCTGCTGCCTGCGCTTTTGGCCGACACCGGCCAGGGCGGCATCGATCTCTTCAGCGACGATGCGCTGTACTTAAGCCCCGCCGCGGCGCAGGCGCTCAGGCTTCGCGAAGGCGATCGCGTCACCGTGCGCGTGGGTGTGCGCCCGGTGACGCTCAGGGTAGCGGGATTGCTTCCCGGCAGCGCCTTTCCCCAGCGCATCGCGGTGATGGACATCGCGGCGGCCCAGTGGAAGTTCGACCGGCTCGGACGGCTCTCCCGCCTCGACCTGCGGCTCGCTCCCGGCGCCGACGCGGCGCGGGTGCGCGCCGCATTGACCGATCGCCTGCCGCCCGACGTACAAGTCACCACCCCGGAGATGGAAGCGCGCGAGGCCCTGAGCCTGTCCCGGGCCTATCGCGTCAACCTCACCGCCCTGTCCCTGGTCGCGCTGTTCACCGGAGGGTTTCTCGTGTTCTCCACGCAAGCGCTGGGCGTGCTGCGGCGGCGGCGCCAGCTCGCCCTACTGCGGGCGCTGGGCCTGACGCGGCGTGAGCAGGAGGGCTTCGTCTTGGCCGAAGGGGTGTTCCTGGGCCTCGTGGGCGCGACGCTGGGGGTCGCGTTGGGCTATGGGATCGCCGCCTTGACCCTGACGACCTTGGGTGCCGACTTGGGCGCCGGGTACTTTCCGAACCTGGCCCCGCCGGTGCGGGCCACCTTTTGGGAGGGGTTGGGCTTCTTCGCCCTCGGCGTCGCGGTTGCCGCCATGGGAGCCCTTGCGCCCGCCTGGGAGGCGGGTCGGGTCGCCCCCGCCCAAGCCCTGAAGGCGGGCGACGAAGAGCGACCTCTGGCTCGGCTCGCCCGGCGCTGGCCCGGGGTGCTGGCCCTAGGGCTCGCTGTCGGGCTGCTGGGGCTGCCCCCCGTGGACGGGTTACCGATCGGCGGCTACGCCGCCATCGCCTCCCTGCTGGTGGGCGCCGTGCTGCTCATGCCGGCGTTCACCCGGGCGGTGTTCGGGTGGCTCCCCGTGCGCGGGCCGGCGTGGGCCCAGGTGGCCGCGGCTCACCTCAAAGGCACGGCCGGCCAGGCCACGGTGTCGGTGGCCGCGGTGCTGGTCAGCGGAAGCCTGATGGTGGCCATGGCCATCATGGTGGCCTCTTTCCGCGACTCCCTGGAGGCGTGGCTCGAGAAAGTCCTGCCAGCGGACCTTTACCTGCGTGCCGGCCATACCGGCGAGTCGGCGTTCTTGGAGGCCTCCCTCCAGGCAGCCCTGCACGACCTGCCCGGCATCGCGCGCTTCGAGCTCGCCCGTTCGGTGGAAATCTCCCTCGCGCCGGACCGGCCGCCGGTGACCCTGATCGCCCGTCCCATCAGCGTCGAGGACGCACCGCAGCGGCTCTGGCTCCAGAAACAAGCCCGAGGCAGGTCCACCCCCGACGCGCACCCCGTGTGGGTCTCCGAGTCGTTTGCCGACCTCTACCGGGCGGGGCCGGGCAGCCGCATCGAGCTGCCGCTCGGCGGGCGCTTGATACCGTTCGAGGTGCAGGGCGTATGGCGCGACTACGCACGGCCCGGCGGTGCGGTGGTCATGGACCTCGCCCTGTATCAGCGCCTCACCGGCGATGCCGCCGCCACCACGGCAACCCTGTGGCTCGCTCCCGGCACCACACCGGCGCAGGTGGCGGAGGCCCTGCGCGGACAGCTTCCCTCGGCCGACTTCGAGCTGGGTTCCCCCGGGGAAATCCGGGCCGCTTCGCTCTCCATATTCGACCGGACCTTCGCCATCACCTATGCGCTCGAAGCCGCGGCCGTGCTGATCGGGCTCTTCGGCGTGAGCGCTGCGGCCAGCAGCCAAGTGCTGGCACGGCGCGCGGAGTTCGGCATGCTCAGGCACTTGGGGATGACGCGCCGAGAGATCGGCACCATGCTCGCCTTCGAGGGCGGCATGCTGGGAGCCACGGGGGCGGCCGCCGGATCCGCCCTGGGGTTCGTGATCAGCCTGATCCTGATCCACGTCGTGAACCGCCAATCGTTTCATTGGAGCATGGACCTGCACGTGCCATGGGGCCTGCTCGCGGCGCTGGCCACTGGCCTGGTGGGCGCCGCCGCCCTCACGAGCGTGATGAGCGGCCGGCAAGCCATGAGCATGGAAGTGGTACGGGCCGTGCGGGAGGACTGGTGA
- a CDS encoding thioredoxin family protein: MLQRLRFCAAALLAVAGSVLAVEKPAASNASAYAFDDHPAWFKESFLDFREDIQEAAAAGKRLMIYFGQDGCPYCKALMEANFTQKDIVEVTRKHFDVIAINIWGDRPVTWIDGKQRSEKAFAAHLKVQFTPTLLFLDEKGNVVLRTNGYYPPPKFRAALDYVSQRLEARMTFPEYLAKATNAPSGKLHDQPFFMKPPLILQRDKVPANRPLAVLFEQPACAPCDELHAVTLKAPQTLTLIRRFDVAQVDILGKRPVVTPTGERLTEAQWANKLKIGFAPSVVFFDERGREVFRIEAYLKPFHFQSALDYVASKGYREQPSFQRFLQARADRLRAEGKAVEIW; the protein is encoded by the coding sequence TGGCGGTCGAAAAACCGGCAGCGTCCAACGCCAGCGCCTACGCCTTCGACGACCATCCGGCATGGTTCAAGGAAAGCTTCCTGGATTTCAGGGAGGACATCCAGGAGGCGGCGGCCGCGGGCAAGCGGCTCATGATCTATTTCGGTCAGGACGGATGCCCCTACTGCAAGGCCCTGATGGAGGCAAACTTCACTCAGAAGGACATCGTCGAGGTGACGCGCAAGCACTTCGACGTGATCGCCATCAACATCTGGGGCGACCGGCCCGTCACATGGATAGACGGCAAGCAACGCAGCGAAAAGGCTTTCGCCGCGCACCTTAAAGTGCAGTTTACGCCGACGTTGCTCTTCCTGGACGAGAAGGGCAACGTGGTGTTGCGCACCAACGGTTATTATCCGCCACCCAAGTTCCGCGCCGCCCTCGACTACGTGAGCCAACGGCTAGAAGCCCGCATGACGTTTCCCGAATACCTGGCGAAAGCCACGAACGCCCCCTCCGGGAAGCTCCACGACCAGCCGTTCTTCATGAAACCTCCCTTGATCCTGCAGCGGGACAAGGTGCCGGCGAACCGGCCTTTGGCGGTGCTGTTCGAGCAGCCAGCCTGTGCGCCGTGCGACGAGCTCCACGCGGTCACGCTCAAGGCGCCGCAGACGCTGACGCTGATCCGACGCTTCGACGTGGCGCAAGTGGATATCCTGGGCAAGCGGCCGGTGGTCACGCCCACCGGGGAGCGTCTCACCGAAGCGCAGTGGGCGAACAAGCTCAAGATAGGGTTCGCGCCCTCCGTGGTGTTCTTCGACGAGCGAGGCCGGGAAGTGTTCCGAATCGAGGCGTACTTGAAGCCGTTCCACTTCCAATCGGCGCTCGACTACGTCGCGAGCAAGGGCTATCGGGAGCAGCCCAGTTTTCAGCGCTTCCTCCAGGCCCGCGCCGATCGGCTGCGGGCGGAGGGCAAAGCGGTCGAAATCTGGTAG
- a CDS encoding ABC transporter ATP-binding protein, producing the protein MLHIRELTKSYAGAPVLRGVALDLGPGEYVAIMGESGVGKSTLLNLIAGLDTPDGGRVVLEGTDLTRLDDDERTRLRRRRIGFVFQAFHLLPHLTVAQNVALPLALNAIEDGGRVEALLAAVGLAGKADRYPRELSGGEAQRVAIARALVHRPALVLADEPTGNLDPVTATQVLAVLREQLERDGAAAILVTHSERVAATAQRTYVLGPEGLVPRDP; encoded by the coding sequence ATGCTGCACATTCGCGAGCTCACCAAGTCCTACGCCGGCGCCCCGGTGCTGCGGGGCGTGGCGCTTGATCTGGGCCCCGGCGAATATGTGGCCATCATGGGCGAATCCGGCGTCGGCAAGTCCACGCTCCTCAACCTGATCGCGGGCTTGGACACGCCGGATGGCGGGCGCGTGGTGCTGGAGGGCACCGACCTCACGCGGCTCGACGACGACGAGCGAACGCGGTTGCGCCGGCGGCGCATCGGCTTCGTGTTCCAAGCCTTTCACCTGCTCCCCCACCTCACGGTCGCCCAGAACGTGGCGCTGCCCCTGGCGCTCAACGCCATCGAAGATGGAGGCCGGGTGGAAGCCCTGCTCGCCGCGGTGGGGCTGGCGGGCAAGGCGGACCGTTACCCGCGGGAACTGTCCGGAGGCGAGGCCCAGCGGGTCGCCATCGCGCGGGCGCTGGTACACCGACCAGCGCTGGTATTGGCGGACGAGCCCACGGGCAACCTGGACCCGGTCACCGCAACCCAGGTGCTTGCCGTGCTGCGGGAACAACTCGAGCGCGACGGGGCAGCCGCCATCCTGGTCACCCATTCCGAGCGGGTCGCGGCCACCGCGCAGCGCACGTACGTGCTTGGGCCCGAGGGGCTCGTGCCCAGGGATCCCTGA
- a CDS encoding AsmA family protein: MMGDVASSRAAVSRRTASAGRYNTLEALEKPAEPTGVRTTDARCKRPRGSSTSRLPRASGPSMKKLKIVLLGGIALMAIAVVGLAIFVATFDANRYKPQIVALVKEKTGRTLELEGDIQLSLFPKLGASFGRVRLSERGRDQEFAAIESARISVALWPLLRREAVVDEVALTGLRAHLVRFKDGSTNFQDLLAVPAPKSKEAQVPPAAAEEPQPPFAIDIDQLTVSDATLYFRDEAQGRELTLRNLNLKTGRIADDVPSVVGVTFAAAGKRPDVQLDVRFQGRLAFNLKARRVALNDLSLDVTGDAAGLHRLQLTVYGDVTANAKTGEFAIDKLRATLTGQRGSETLDVAVEAPKLVLAGEHFSGEKATVNVRRAGSRGTLVANLSIAGVQGSAREFKAEPLFLELDGRQGEQTFKASASAPLAGNWETREFQLKPLKVSGTALGPGVPGGKASAELAGEVAVSVAKETVGARLQGTLLDSPLSATVDVRGFTQPKVAFALAMKTLDWDRLTGGVVPAAGKKAGTEGAEAKQNPPLDFGFLKNLHLDGVVKLGELKAAKLKATDVRLDVKAAGSRLNVAPSATLYQGRLSGTLSAVGTQPPTISIQQQLAGVQVGPLLKDLSGTDRLEGRGTVTVDLNGQAGSVEALKKALRGTVAFKLNDGALKGVNIAETLREAKATAAALRGKQVQAASGEKKTDFTELSGTFVLKEGIARNDDLRGKSPLLRLTGAGTVDIVNDTLDYVLKATVVATSKGQGAAELAQLKGVTVPVRVTGPLAQPKYEFDFGAIAGDVAKRALEREIQRKLGGAQEGGAPAPSPLDALKGLFQK, translated from the coding sequence ATGATGGGGGACGTGGCAAGTTCACGGGCCGCCGTATCGAGGCGGACTGCATCGGCCGGACGATATAATACGCTTGAAGCCCTTGAGAAACCTGCCGAGCCGACCGGTGTTCGGACGACGGACGCGCGCTGCAAACGCCCGCGGGGTTCCTCGACTTCCCGACTTCCACGCGCCTCGGGCCCATCGATGAAAAAGCTCAAGATTGTTCTCCTAGGCGGGATCGCGTTGATGGCGATCGCCGTTGTGGGACTCGCCATCTTCGTCGCCACCTTCGACGCCAACCGTTATAAGCCGCAGATCGTGGCCCTGGTCAAGGAAAAGACTGGCCGCACGCTAGAGCTCGAAGGCGACATCCAGCTGTCGCTTTTTCCCAAGCTCGGCGCGAGCTTCGGTCGCGTGCGTCTGTCCGAGCGGGGTCGGGACCAGGAGTTTGCTGCCATCGAGAGCGCCCGAATCTCGGTCGCCCTGTGGCCGCTCTTGCGCCGCGAGGCGGTGGTGGACGAGGTGGCGCTCACCGGCTTGCGCGCTCACCTGGTGAGGTTCAAGGACGGCTCCACCAATTTCCAGGACCTGCTGGCGGTACCTGCTCCCAAGAGCAAGGAGGCCCAAGTCCCGCCCGCCGCGGCTGAGGAGCCCCAACCCCCCTTCGCCATCGACATCGACCAACTGACGGTGAGCGATGCGACCCTGTACTTTCGCGACGAAGCCCAAGGGCGGGAACTCACGCTGCGCAATCTCAACCTCAAAACCGGACGCATCGCTGACGACGTGCCGAGTGTTGTGGGCGTTACGTTCGCCGCGGCCGGCAAGCGGCCCGACGTCCAGCTCGACGTCCGCTTCCAGGGCCGGCTCGCCTTCAACCTGAAGGCGCGGCGAGTGGCGCTGAACGACCTGAGTCTGGACGTGACCGGAGACGCCGCCGGGCTGCACAGGCTGCAACTCACCGTCTACGGCGACGTGACCGCCAATGCCAAGACCGGCGAGTTCGCGATCGACAAGCTCAGGGCGACGCTGACCGGCCAGCGTGGGAGCGAGACGCTCGACGTCGCGGTGGAGGCCCCCAAGCTGGTCCTCGCCGGCGAGCATTTCTCCGGTGAAAAGGCAACCGTGAACGTGAGGCGTGCGGGCAGCCGCGGTACCCTGGTCGCGAACCTCTCGATTGCCGGCGTGCAGGGTAGCGCCCGGGAGTTCAAGGCGGAGCCCTTGTTTCTGGAGCTGGACGGCCGCCAGGGCGAGCAGACGTTCAAGGCCAGCGCCAGCGCGCCCTTGGCAGGGAATTGGGAGACGCGCGAGTTCCAGTTGAAGCCCCTGAAGGTGAGCGGGACCGCGCTGGGGCCGGGCGTGCCCGGAGGCAAGGCCTCGGCGGAGCTCGCCGGCGAGGTGGCGGTGAGCGTGGCGAAGGAAACCGTCGGTGCCCGGCTCCAAGGCACTTTACTGGACAGCCCCTTGTCCGCCACGGTCGACGTGAGGGGGTTCACCCAGCCCAAGGTCGCTTTTGCCCTTGCCATGAAGACGCTGGACTGGGACCGGCTGACCGGCGGTGTCGTGCCCGCAGCGGGGAAGAAGGCGGGCACCGAAGGCGCGGAAGCCAAGCAAAATCCCCCCCTCGACTTCGGCTTCCTCAAGAACCTTCACCTGGACGGCGTGGTCAAGCTCGGCGAGCTCAAGGCCGCGAAGCTCAAGGCAACCGATGTGCGCCTGGACGTGAAGGCTGCCGGTAGTCGGCTCAACGTGGCGCCTTCCGCGACGCTTTACCAGGGCAGACTCTCCGGCACCCTTTCAGCGGTCGGCACCCAGCCGCCTACCATCAGCATCCAGCAGCAACTCGCCGGCGTCCAGGTGGGGCCGCTGCTCAAGGATCTCAGCGGGACGGACCGTCTGGAGGGGCGCGGCACCGTGACGGTGGACCTGAATGGCCAGGCGGGCAGCGTGGAAGCGCTCAAGAAGGCGCTGAGGGGCACGGTGGCCTTCAAGCTCAACGATGGGGCCCTCAAGGGCGTGAACATCGCCGAGACGCTGCGCGAGGCCAAGGCAACGGCTGCGGCGCTGCGCGGCAAGCAGGTACAGGCCGCGAGCGGCGAGAAGAAAACCGACTTCACCGAGCTCTCGGGCACCTTTGTGCTCAAGGAGGGCATCGCCCGCAACGACGACCTTCGAGGCAAATCGCCCCTGCTGCGGCTCACCGGTGCGGGGACCGTGGATATCGTGAACGATACTCTCGATTACGTGCTGAAGGCCACCGTCGTGGCCACATCCAAGGGCCAGGGCGCGGCAGAGCTCGCGCAGCTCAAGGGCGTCACGGTGCCGGTACGCGTGACGGGTCCTCTTGCCCAGCCGAAATACGAATTCGACTTCGGCGCCATCGCGGGTGACGTGGCGAAGCGCGCCCTGGAGCGCGAGATTCAGCGCAAGCTGGGCGGCGCCCAGGAAGGCGGAGCGCCCGCGCCGAGCCCGCTGGATGCGCTGAAGGGACTGTTCCAGAAGTGA
- the thiS gene encoding sulfur carrier protein ThiS, translating to MIELTVNGETRRVAPGITVAQLIDALQLTGKRIALEKNGEIVPRSRFGEERLMEGDRLEIVVAVGGG from the coding sequence ATGATCGAGCTCACGGTCAACGGAGAGACGCGGCGGGTCGCGCCCGGCATCACAGTGGCGCAGCTCATCGATGCGCTGCAACTCACCGGCAAGCGGATCGCCCTGGAGAAGAACGGCGAGATCGTGCCGCGAAGCCGCTTCGGCGAAGAGCGGCTCATGGAGGGCGACCGGCTGGAGATCGTCGTCGCCGTCGGAGGCGGTTGA
- the trmB gene encoding tRNA (guanosine(46)-N7)-methyltransferase TrmB — translation MSVNLERSIRSYVLRQGRMTKAQARAYAQLLPKYGVPFARQPLDLVALFERVAPKIVEIGFGMGETTAAIARENPDKDYLGIEVHSPGVGSLLNRIEAFGLTNVRIVQHDAVDVMEFMLEPESLDGIHVFFPDPWPKKRHHKRRLIQPPFAALMAERLRPGGYLHIATDWQDYAEHILAVLSAQPRLANTADGFAARPPSRPLTKFEQRGRRLGHEVWDIVFRRI, via the coding sequence ATGAGCGTCAATCTGGAGCGCTCGATTCGCAGCTACGTCCTGCGCCAGGGACGCATGACCAAAGCCCAGGCGCGGGCCTACGCGCAGTTGCTGCCCAAGTACGGCGTTCCCTTCGCGCGCCAGCCCCTGGACCTCGTGGCGCTGTTTGAGCGGGTCGCACCGAAGATCGTGGAGATCGGCTTCGGCATGGGGGAGACCACTGCGGCGATCGCCCGGGAAAACCCGGACAAGGATTACCTGGGCATCGAGGTCCACTCGCCGGGCGTGGGAAGCCTGCTCAACCGGATCGAGGCCTTCGGGCTCACCAACGTGCGCATCGTGCAGCACGATGCCGTGGACGTCATGGAGTTCATGCTGGAACCCGAGAGCCTCGACGGCATCCACGTCTTCTTTCCGGACCCGTGGCCGAAGAAGCGGCACCACAAGCGCCGGCTGATCCAGCCGCCGTTTGCGGCCTTGATGGCCGAGCGGCTCAGGCCCGGCGGCTATCTCCACATCGCCACCGACTGGCAGGACTACGCCGAGCACATCCTGGCGGTGCTCTCGGCGCAACCCCGACTGGCCAACACGGCGGACGGTTTCGCTGCCCGCCCGCCTTCCCGGCCGCTCACCAAGTTCGAGCAGCGGGGCCGGCGACTCGGTCACGAGGTGTGGGATATCGTGTTCCGTCGGATCTGA
- the mutY gene encoding A/G-specific adenine glycosylase, with the protein MSFADRLIDWQRRAGRHDLPWQRRRDPYGVWVAEIMLQQTQVATVIPYYQRFLERFPSAAALAEADLDEVLQLWSGLGYYSRARHLHRAAREIVERWGGVFPKRVEDIARLPGVGRSTAAAIAVFAFGARAAILDGNVKRVLARCFGIEGYPGTPAVERRLWRQAESLLPERDVAAYTQALMDLGALVCTRARPRCEACPVAGDCVARLTGRAEQLPTPRPRRPLPLRQVQWLVVLRHDEVLLEKRPPAGLWGGLWSFPEIAVEEDATAWCERALQASAQALTPLEPFDHVFTHFALRIHPQLVRVRRVPARAAQPGWLWIPIDEAARAAVPTPVRKVLAAVGSPGP; encoded by the coding sequence GTGAGCTTCGCCGACCGGCTTATCGACTGGCAGCGGCGGGCGGGACGGCACGACCTGCCTTGGCAGCGGCGCCGCGACCCCTACGGCGTGTGGGTGGCGGAGATCATGCTGCAGCAGACCCAGGTGGCCACCGTCATCCCGTACTACCAGCGGTTCCTCGAGCGTTTCCCCTCGGCTGCGGCGCTGGCCGAGGCGGACTTGGACGAGGTCTTGCAGCTCTGGAGCGGGCTCGGCTACTACTCGCGGGCGCGCCACCTCCATCGCGCAGCCCGCGAGATCGTCGAGCGCTGGGGCGGGGTGTTCCCGAAGCGCGTGGAGGACATCGCCCGGCTGCCGGGCGTCGGCCGTTCCACGGCGGCGGCGATCGCCGTATTCGCCTTTGGCGCCCGGGCCGCGATCCTCGACGGCAACGTGAAGCGGGTACTTGCCCGCTGCTTCGGCATCGAGGGCTATCCGGGCACCCCGGCCGTGGAGCGGCGGCTGTGGCGCCAAGCGGAGTCGCTCCTGCCTGAGCGGGACGTGGCGGCGTATACCCAAGCCCTTATGGACTTGGGGGCTCTTGTGTGCACCCGCGCCCGGCCCCGTTGCGAGGCATGCCCGGTCGCCGGGGACTGCGTAGCCCGGCTCACGGGGCGGGCCGAGCAGCTCCCCACGCCGCGGCCGCGCCGGCCGCTGCCCCTGCGGCAGGTCCAATGGCTCGTGGTGCTTCGCCACGACGAGGTGCTCTTGGAGAAGCGCCCGCCCGCCGGCCTCTGGGGCGGGCTGTGGTCGTTTCCGGAAATCGCCGTTGAGGAGGACGCGACGGCCTGGTGCGAGCGCGCCCTCCAGGCATCCGCCCAGGCGCTCACGCCCCTGGAACCCTTTGACCACGTGTTCACCCATTTCGCGCTGCGCATCCATCCCCAGCTCGTGCGGGTCAGGCGCGTGCCGGCGCGCGCGGCTCAACCGGGGTGGCTTTGGATTCCGATCGATGAGGCGGCGCGGGCGGCAGTGCCGACCCCGGTGCGCAAGGTGCTGGCCGCGGTCGGGTCCCCCGGGCCTTGA
- a CDS encoding thiazole synthase — protein MDQLVIAGTAYSSRLLVGTGKYKDFEETRAAIEASGAQIVTVAIRRTNIGQHPHEPSLLDYVPPDRYTLLPNTAGCYTAEDAVRTLRLARELLDGHKLVKLEVLGDPHTLYPNVVETLKAAEILVKDGFDVMVYTSDDPVIAKRLEEIGCCAVMPLASLIGSGMGILNPWNLQIIIENAKVPVLVDAGVGTASDAAIAMELGCDGVLMNTAIAAAKNPVLMAQAMKLAVEAGRAAYLAGRMPKKLYSATPSSPTTGLIASAKNKVA, from the coding sequence ATGGACCAGCTCGTCATTGCAGGTACCGCCTATTCTTCCCGGCTCCTCGTGGGAACCGGCAAGTACAAGGACTTCGAAGAGACCCGGGCCGCCATCGAAGCGAGCGGGGCCCAGATCGTCACCGTGGCCATCCGCCGCACCAACATCGGGCAGCATCCCCACGAGCCCAGCCTGCTGGACTACGTTCCTCCCGACAGGTACACCCTGCTGCCCAACACCGCCGGCTGCTACACCGCCGAGGACGCGGTGCGCACGCTGCGCCTTGCGCGCGAACTCCTGGACGGCCACAAGCTGGTCAAGCTGGAAGTCCTGGGCGATCCCCACACGCTCTACCCTAACGTCGTGGAAACGCTGAAAGCGGCCGAGATCCTGGTGAAGGACGGCTTCGACGTGATGGTGTACACCTCGGACGATCCCGTCATCGCCAAGCGGCTGGAGGAAATCGGCTGCTGCGCCGTGATGCCGCTCGCCTCCCTGATCGGCTCGGGCATGGGGATCCTCAACCCGTGGAACCTGCAGATCATCATCGAGAACGCCAAAGTGCCGGTGCTTGTAGACGCAGGCGTGGGCACCGCCTCGGACGCGGCCATCGCCATGGAGCTGGGCTGCGACGGCGTTCTGATGAATACGGCCATCGCGGCAGCGAAGAACCCGGTGCTGATGGCGCAGGCGATGAAGCTGGCGGTGGAAGCCGGCCGCGCGGCCTACCTCGCCGGCCGCATGCCCAAGAAGCTCTACTCGGCAACGCCCAGCTCGCCCACGACGGGACTCATCGCCAGCGCCAAGAACAAGGTGGCTTGA
- a CDS encoding carotenoid 1,2-hydratase, producing the protein MKRLAAWLALWLTASTAAAGVNYPPVVPGRALTFPADEGSHPAFRIEWWYVTGWLTTENGAPLGFQVTFFRNRPDFVTDNPSRFTPRQLLFAHAALSDPALGRLLHDQRSAREGFGLAYARTGRVEVAIDDWSLTQEGTTYRATIPAQGFRLDLLLERTQPPLRQGRDGFSQKGPRERSASYYYSLPHLRVTGTVERDGRRLAVTGEAWFDHEWSSTLMDKEAVGWDWIGINLSDGGALMAFRMRTREGKAHWAGGTLRRPDGTVRTFGPHEVEFIPGRRWTSPRSGITYPVEWTVRAGSLTLRLKPLMDDQESDSRASTGTIYWEGAVEALAGDRGVGRGYLELTGYGKALNL; encoded by the coding sequence GTGAAGCGCCTTGCGGCCTGGCTCGCGCTGTGGCTGACCGCCTCAACGGCAGCGGCCGGCGTCAACTATCCCCCTGTGGTGCCGGGCCGCGCGCTCACGTTTCCCGCCGACGAAGGCAGCCATCCCGCCTTCCGCATCGAGTGGTGGTACGTGACCGGCTGGCTCACCACCGAAAACGGCGCGCCGCTGGGATTTCAGGTGACCTTTTTCCGCAACCGCCCCGACTTTGTGACCGACAACCCCAGCCGCTTCACGCCGCGCCAGCTCCTGTTCGCCCACGCCGCCCTCTCCGATCCCGCCCTAGGACGGCTGCTCCACGACCAGCGCTCGGCCCGCGAAGGCTTCGGCCTCGCCTACGCCCGGACGGGCCGCGTGGAGGTGGCCATCGACGACTGGTCCCTCACGCAGGAAGGCACCACCTATCGCGCCACGATTCCCGCCCAGGGGTTCCGCCTCGACCTCCTGCTCGAGCGCACCCAGCCACCTTTGCGCCAAGGCCGGGACGGGTTCAGTCAGAAGGGCCCGCGGGAGCGCTCGGCGAGTTACTACTACAGCCTGCCCCACCTGCGAGTGACCGGCACCGTGGAGCGGGACGGGCGCCGCCTGGCGGTCACCGGGGAAGCCTGGTTCGACCACGAATGGTCCAGCACGCTCATGGACAAGGAGGCGGTAGGCTGGGACTGGATCGGGATCAACCTGAGCGATGGCGGCGCGCTGATGGCCTTTCGCATGCGCACCCGCGAGGGGAAAGCCCATTGGGCGGGGGGAACGCTGCGCCGCCCCGACGGGACGGTTCGGACTTTCGGGCCCCACGAGGTCGAGTTCATTCCCGGCCGGCGCTGGACCAGCCCCCGTTCTGGAATCACTTATCCGGTCGAATGGACTGTGCGCGCAGGGTCCCTCACGCTGCGACTCAAACCCTTGATGGACGACCAGGAAAGCGACTCGCGCGCGAGCACCGGCACGATCTACTGGGAGGGCGCGGTGGAAGCGCTGGCTGGCGATCGTGGGGTGGGACGCGGCTACCTGGAGCTGACCGGCTACGGCAAGGCACTCAATCTGTGA